From the genome of Mesotoga sp. Brook.08.105.5.1:
TCTTCTGAATTCCTCAATAGTTCTCTGAACATCGCCTATGTTTGCTTCAACACCTTTTGTTCCATTTATTATTACGTTTATCTTGAAGCCGGCCAGGAGAGCATCGTGAACCGTGTATTTGAGGCAGTAGTCCAGAGCTAGTCCGCAGATATCAAGCTCTTCAATTCCGAGTGCTCTTAGTAGCCCATCTGTTCCCAGTTCCGTTCCGTCGTTTTCTCTGAAGATCGAGTAGCTGTCAACATGGGGATGGGTTCCCTTTCTGATTATGTAGTCAAACCGGTTGGTCTCAATGTTGGTGTGGAATGCCGCCCCGTGGGTTCCCTGCTGGCAGTGGACGGGCCACAAGACGGGGCCAATTCCTTTTTCATTGTCGAATGGTGTAAAGGGCTCTTTCCCGTGGTTGACCGCAAAGCTCATATGATTGGAGGGGTGCCAGTCCTGCCCCGCAACTATCGCCTTATACACAGAGTCTCTCATAGCTCTGTTTATCGCTTCGTTTATCTGGCTTGCGCCGCTCACTGGCAGTGAACCTGTTTCGTAAAAGTCGTTCTGAACATCAACAACTATTAATGCCTTGCGCATCTTCATCACCTCACTTCTTCCTGGAGTGCCCGAAGTCTTCCGCATAGTTCATCGTCAACTGAACTCAGTGCAAACAGAGTTACTTCGTCCGGTTCGAGTTCCCTTACTTGCTTTATGAGTTCTATAAACTCATCCCATCTGGAGGCATAGTTGAATGCACCCAGTCCGATTCTGATATTGTTCAGGGAGCCGTGAAGACTGCGGATGTTTTTCACCCTTGAGATTACTTCCTCCGGCTCTTTGCCATATGCCATGACAACTGCCGCATCAATAAGGCCGTTTTCCAGCCACTCAAGCCAGGGTTGAAGACGCTCATGTACGGCTCTCTCCGAATAATCATCATAGACTGCGCAGGATAGCTTTTTGCCCTTGCTTCGAACTGTTTCGGAGATCATCGAGACCTGTCTTGTCACCGCGTCGATTCTGAAGCGATCGAAGCTATCCGTGCCATTCGACAAGCCTTCTTCGTTCAGCCAATCTCTATACTCGGCCAATGCAATCGGGTTGAATCCAAAACTCCTGAAGGGGTACCTTATGAAATCAAGATGGACCTCTTCTATATCGTAATTTGAGATTTCCGAAGCAATCTCCTCTGTGAACTCTCTCACGCCTGCTACACCAGGATCGACGTAAGGGCCGAAGACTTCTTCGAGGTTGCAGGACGAATAGTCGAGCATTGAAGTGCCGTTTTCGTCAACGGTAATCCATTCAGGATGTCTGTTCACTATGTGTACTGCCGACAAAGGTCTTCGCCTTTCGAAACCCCAAACCAGGTTGACATTCATCCAGGCCGAAATGTGAAAAGTCTTTCCCGAAGCTTCGGCAATAGCCTTCCTAAGAGCATCGAACGGCTGCACCAATTCCTCTGCAGGCGGAAGCAATGCTGAAGAGTAATAGGAGTCACCTCGACCAACAACCTGAATGTAAGCTCTACCTACGTTTATCCGATCGAGCCGATCGATCATTCTGCTCAGTGATTCGGGGGAAACAAGCTCTTTGCTTGTCACCCATACTCCCGGTTCAAGTCTGTTCATCTTTCTCCTCCTGCCGGCTAATCAGCAAGTTTCCGCCTGAAACCTAGATGAAGTCAATCACATTGGATTTGTCGCTTATTTCGGGGATTATTATGCCCTTGCCGTCCGCCATTACTACCGTTACGCCGGGGCCGTGACCGGTAATTATACAGTCTCCGTGCACAACTACTCCGATAGTAACGGAGCCCTCCATATAACCTCCAAGTCCGAAAGAATCGTTGTGATTTTCCAGGGCTACGAAATCGCCTATTCTAAGCCTGTCGAGACCGACTTTCTTTATGAGTGCCCTGTCATTTGTGATGATGTCGTAGTCGCCACCGGAAGGATCTCCCGATCCTGAGCCGGAACCCATGAGATAACCGGGTACTATTGCCCTTACTGGGAAGTAGATCTTTC
Proteins encoded in this window:
- a CDS encoding family 10 glycosylhydrolase, which encodes MNRLEPGVWVTSKELVSPESLSRMIDRLDRINVGRAYIQVVGRGDSYYSSALLPPAEELVQPFDALRKAIAEASGKTFHISAWMNVNLVWGFERRRPLSAVHIVNRHPEWITVDENGTSMLDYSSCNLEEVFGPYVDPGVAGVREFTEEIASEISNYDIEEVHLDFIRYPFRSFGFNPIALAEYRDWLNEEGLSNGTDSFDRFRIDAVTRQVSMISETVRSKGKKLSCAVYDDYSERAVHERLQPWLEWLENGLIDAAVVMAYGKEPEEVISRVKNIRSLHGSLNNIRIGLGAFNYASRWDEFIELIKQVRELEPDEVTLFALSSVDDELCGRLRALQEEVR
- the pncA gene encoding bifunctional nicotinamidase/pyrazinamidase — its product is MRKALIVVDVQNDFYETGSLPVSGASQINEAINRAMRDSVYKAIVAGQDWHPSNHMSFAVNHGKEPFTPFDNEKGIGPVLWPVHCQQGTHGAAFHTNIETNRFDYIIRKGTHPHVDSYSIFRENDGTELGTDGLLRALGIEELDICGLALDYCLKYTVHDALLAGFKINVIINGTKGVEANIGDVQRTIEEFRRAGVELIER